The Candidatus Paracaedibacteraceae bacterium genome has a segment encoding these proteins:
- the lpxC gene encoding UDP-3-O-[3-hydroxymyristoyl] N-acetylglucosamine deacetylase: MLGTAVLSSMTPWGELDHHDTAPVTKQQTLAKTVRCIGVGVHSGDMVSMAIKPAAIGSGYVFVRTDLTENNRIKATWDNVTDTMMSTRITNDHGVSVSTIEHIIAALAGLHIHNAIIEVSAPEVPIMDGSSADFVSLIKSVGIKPQNAPLKIIKVLKPIQVSHENGTAFLLPADERRFSMEFDFSGRLSETSYLTYYPDNDDFAESLSDSRTFGFFEDAKKLQAAGLARGASLQNTVVIGETGVMNDGGLRHDDEMVRHKILDAIGDLALAGGVVMAHFEGVNSGHGLNNNLLRALFADPSAWIVQTMDKALVVN; the protein is encoded by the coding sequence ATGCTAGGAACGGCAGTACTTTCATCAATGACACCTTGGGGTGAGCTGGATCATCACGATACGGCCCCTGTGACGAAACAACAAACACTTGCAAAAACCGTGCGTTGCATTGGTGTTGGGGTGCACTCGGGTGATATGGTATCCATGGCAATAAAACCTGCGGCAATTGGTTCAGGTTATGTTTTTGTTCGTACAGATTTAACTGAAAATAATCGTATTAAAGCAACGTGGGATAATGTTACTGACACAATGATGTCGACACGGATTACGAATGATCATGGTGTTAGCGTTTCAACCATTGAACATATTATTGCTGCTTTGGCAGGGTTGCATATTCATAACGCCATTATCGAAGTTAGTGCGCCTGAAGTTCCCATTATGGATGGTAGTTCTGCTGATTTTGTTTCATTAATTAAGTCAGTTGGAATTAAGCCACAAAATGCTCCGTTGAAAATTATTAAAGTTTTAAAACCGATTCAAGTTAGTCACGAAAATGGGACTGCGTTTTTGCTGCCGGCTGATGAGCGACGTTTTAGTATGGAATTTGATTTTTCAGGTCGATTGTCTGAAACAAGCTATTTGACATATTACCCTGACAATGATGATTTTGCTGAATCTCTGTCAGATAGTCGCACATTTGGTTTTTTTGAGGACGCTAAAAAACTACAAGCTGCTGGTCTTGCTCGCGGAGCATCTTTGCAGAATACTGTCGTTATCGGCGAAACCGGGGTAATGAATGATGGCGGATTGCGCCATGATGACGAGATGGTTCGCCATAAAATACTTGATGCTATTGGTGATTTGGCTTTAGCTGGTGGTGTTGTTATGGCTCATTTTGAAGGAGTCAACTCAGGGCATGGTTTAAATAATAATTTATTACGAGCTCTCTTTGCTGACCCTTCTGCTTGGATTGTGCAAACCATGGATAAGGCCTTAGTTGTCAATTAA